Proteins co-encoded in one uncultured Bacteroides sp. genomic window:
- a CDS encoding type I restriction enzyme HsdR N-terminal domain-containing protein produces MLLLNLPKYETKIATRNGKKIIFDVIRRRYVALTPEEWVRQHFVHFLISHKGYPVALMANEVLLNLNGTKKRCDTVLYKRDLSARMIIEYKAPHIEITQAVFNQITNYNFVLKVDYLIVSNGIKHYCCKMDYINQTYVFLEDIPDYNLL; encoded by the coding sequence ATGTTATTATTAAACCTACCAAAATACGAAACTAAAATAGCTACTCGGAACGGTAAAAAAATTATTTTTGATGTAATAAGGCGACGATATGTTGCTCTTACCCCTGAGGAATGGGTGCGTCAGCATTTTGTTCACTTTCTGATTTCGCACAAAGGGTATCCGGTTGCATTAATGGCTAATGAAGTTCTTTTGAACTTAAATGGAACAAAAAAACGTTGTGATACAGTACTTTATAAACGCGATCTTTCTGCCAGGATGATTATTGAGTATAAAGCCCCACATATAGAAATAACGCAAGCTGTTTTTAATCAGATTACGAATTATAACTTTGTGCTAAAAGTGGACTATCTGATAGTGAGCAATGGGATAAAACATTACTGTTGTAAGATGGATTATATCAATCAAACATATGTTTTTTTAGAAGATATTCCTGATTATAATCTTCTTTGA
- the holA gene encoding DNA polymerase III subunit delta: MAKKELTYEDIIKDIKAKQYKPIYYLMGEESYYIDLISDYITKNILTEIEKEFNLTVVYGADVDVTTIINAAKRYPMMSEYQVVVVKEAQNIKNIEELSFYLQKPLNSTILVICHKHGVLDRRKKLAAEIEKSGVLFESKKLKDTMLPGFITSYLKRKGVDIEQKSSEMIADFVGTDLSRLTGELEKLIITLPQGQKRITPEQIERNIGISKDYNNFELKNALIEKNVFKANQIIKYFAENPKTNPIQATLSLLFNFFSNLMLAYYATEKSEQGIALQLGLKTPWQSKDYIKAMHKYSGLKVMQIIGEIRNCDAKSKGVGSNNVNNEELLRELVYKILH, from the coding sequence ATGGCAAAAAAAGAACTTACATACGAAGATATCATTAAAGATATTAAAGCAAAGCAATACAAACCCATTTATTATTTAATGGGAGAAGAATCATATTATATAGATCTGATCTCTGATTATATCACTAAAAATATTCTTACTGAAATAGAGAAAGAATTTAATCTTACTGTAGTATATGGTGCAGATGTGGATGTAACAACGATAATAAACGCGGCAAAAAGATATCCAATGATGTCAGAATATCAGGTCGTTGTTGTAAAAGAAGCACAAAATATTAAAAATATAGAAGAACTTTCGTTTTATCTTCAAAAACCGTTAAACTCTACTATACTGGTTATTTGTCATAAGCACGGAGTTCTGGACAGACGAAAAAAGCTGGCAGCAGAAATTGAAAAAAGCGGAGTTTTGTTTGAATCCAAAAAATTAAAGGACACAATGCTTCCTGGTTTTATTACTTCCTATCTGAAACGAAAAGGAGTAGATATAGAGCAAAAATCATCCGAAATGATCGCTGATTTTGTGGGCACTGATTTGAGTCGTCTGACCGGTGAACTTGAGAAATTAATCATCACGTTACCTCAAGGACAAAAGCGCATAACTCCTGAACAAATAGAAAGAAATATAGGGATAAGCAAAGACTATAACAACTTCGAATTGAAAAACGCCTTAATAGAAAAAAATGTATTCAAAGCAAATCAGATAATAAAATATTTTGCAGAGAATCCAAAAACAAATCCGATTCAAGCTACACTGTCTTTACTATTTAATTTTTTCTCTAATCTGATGCTTGCTTATTATGCTACTGAAAAATCAGAACAAGGAATAGCTCTACAATTAGGATTAAAAACTCCCTGGCAATCTAAAGACTATATAAAGGCGATGCATAAATATAGTGGATTAAAGGTTATGCAAATTATAGGTGAAATAAGAAATTGTGACGCTAAATCAAAGGGAGTAGGTAGTAATAATGTTAATAATGAAGAGCTTCTTCGTGAATTAGTGTATAAAATTCTGCATTAG
- a CDS encoding dihydroorotate dehydrogenase electron transfer subunit: MKKFVLDLTVTANIQLNANYVLIKMTSQEILPEMIPGQFAEIKVDGSPTTFLRRPISINYVDRVNNEVWFLIQLVGDGTRTLAKVTKGDIVNVVLPLGNGFTIPETPSDKLLLIGGGVGTAPLLYLGEKLQANNCKPTFLLGARSANDLLQLDDFAKFGEVYTTTEDGSAGEKGFVTQHSVLNKQQFDCIYTCGPKPMMMAVAKYAKANNIECEVSLENKMACGVGACLCCVENTVDEGHICVCTEGPVLNIKKLLWQI; the protein is encoded by the coding sequence ATGAAAAAATTTGTTTTAGATTTAACGGTTACTGCCAACATTCAGTTAAATGCTAACTATGTGTTGATCAAGATGACCTCTCAGGAAATATTGCCTGAAATGATTCCTGGGCAATTTGCAGAAATAAAAGTGGACGGATCACCTACCACCTTTCTTCGTCGCCCGATTTCAATTAATTACGTAGACAGAGTAAACAACGAGGTTTGGTTTCTTATACAATTGGTTGGAGATGGTACACGCACTTTAGCCAAAGTTACTAAAGGAGACATTGTAAATGTGGTTTTACCTCTTGGGAATGGCTTTACTATCCCTGAAACCCCTTCTGATAAACTTCTACTCATAGGTGGAGGCGTAGGAACCGCTCCTCTGCTGTATTTAGGAGAGAAATTGCAGGCAAATAACTGTAAACCAACCTTCTTATTAGGCGCACGCTCTGCAAACGATCTGCTGCAATTAGATGACTTTGCAAAGTTTGGAGAAGTATATACTACCACTGAAGATGGTAGCGCGGGAGAGAAAGGATTTGTTACTCAACATTCTGTATTGAATAAGCAACAATTTGACTGTATTTACACCTGTGGGCCTAAGCCTATGATGATGGCTGTGGCCAAGTATGCCAAAGCAAATAATATTGAATGTGAAGTCTCTTTGGAAAACAAAATGGCATGTGGTGTAGGCGCTTGCTTATGCTGTGTGGAAAATACCGTAGACGAAGGACATATTTGTGTATGTACAGAAGGACCTGTTTTAAATATAAAGAAGTTGTTATGGCAGATTTAA
- a CDS encoding dihydroorotate dehydrogenase produces MADLSVNIGELKMKNPVMTASGTFGYGEEFEDFIDISRIGGIIVKGTTLHKREGNPYPRMAETPSGMLNAVGLQNKGVNYFVENIYPKIKDTDTNIIVNVSGSTIDDYVKTAEIINELVNIPAIELNISCPNVKQGGMAFGVSSEGACNVISAVRSVYKKTLIVKLSPNVTDITEIARAAEASGADSVSLINTILGMAIDAEKRCPLLSTVTGGLSGPAVKPIALRMVWQVANAVKIPVIGLGGIMDWKDAVEFMLAGASAVQIGTANFIDPTVTVKVIDGINNYLERHGYSSVKDIIGALEI; encoded by the coding sequence ATGGCAGATTTAAGTGTAAATATTGGTGAACTAAAAATGAAGAATCCGGTGATGACAGCATCGGGTACATTTGGATACGGAGAAGAGTTCGAAGACTTTATAGATATTTCGCGAATAGGTGGTATAATTGTAAAAGGTACCACTCTTCACAAACGTGAAGGCAACCCATATCCACGTATGGCAGAGACTCCTTCTGGCATGTTAAACGCTGTGGGACTGCAAAATAAGGGTGTAAATTACTTTGTTGAGAACATATATCCAAAGATTAAGGATACAGATACTAACATTATAGTCAATGTTTCAGGATCTACCATAGATGATTATGTAAAAACAGCTGAAATCATCAATGAACTTGTAAATATTCCTGCTATAGAACTTAATATATCCTGCCCCAATGTAAAGCAGGGAGGAATGGCTTTTGGAGTTTCGTCTGAAGGTGCTTGTAACGTGATCAGCGCCGTTCGTTCTGTTTACAAAAAGACACTTATCGTAAAATTGTCGCCTAATGTTACAGATATTACCGAGATTGCACGTGCTGCAGAAGCTTCTGGAGCTGATAGCGTTTCTTTAATTAATACTATATTAGGAATGGCTATTGATGCCGAGAAGCGTTGTCCACTATTGTCAACTGTTACAGGTGGATTGAGCGGACCGGCAGTGAAACCTATCGCTTTGCGCATGGTATGGCAAGTAGCTAATGCTGTAAAAATTCCTGTTATTGGTCTTGGAGGTATCATGGATTGGAAAGATGCTGTAGAATTTATGCTTGCCGGTGCATCGGCCGTGCAAATTGGTACAGCCAACTTTATTGATCCTACTGTTACTGTAAAAGTAATAGATGGTATAAATAATTACTTAGAAAGGCACGGTTATTCTTCTGTAAAAGATATCATTGGTGCTTTAGAAATTTAA
- a CDS encoding helix-turn-helix transcriptional regulator has protein sequence MKDRIEAIMRRERMTPSSFAESIEIQRSTLTHILRGRNNPSLDVVMKIHQRYKYVNLDWLLYGNGDMINQEKKTDDLQGSLFDENQINTSIPTVETEYRKEIALKTPEIAPKEVIKEEVRYIERPPRKITEIRIFFDDNTFEIFKGEKLPFNKFNEDR, from the coding sequence ATGAAAGATAGAATTGAAGCTATAATGAGAAGAGAACGTATGACTCCTTCTTCATTTGCTGAAAGCATCGAAATTCAGCGTTCTACATTAACTCATATTTTGCGCGGCAGAAATAATCCGAGCCTTGATGTAGTTATGAAAATTCATCAGCGATATAAATACGTAAATTTAGACTGGCTACTTTATGGAAATGGCGATATGATAAATCAGGAAAAGAAAACTGATGATTTGCAAGGTTCTCTATTTGACGAGAATCAAATAAACACGTCCATTCCTACGGTTGAAACAGAATATCGCAAGGAAATCGCATTAAAAACACCTGAAATAGCCCCTAAAGAGGTTATAAAAGAGGAAGTTAGATACATAGAAAGACCTCCAAGAAAAATCACTGAAATAAGAATTTTCTTTGATGATAATACATTTGAAATCTTTAAAGGTGAAAAATTGCCTTTCAATAAATTTAATGAAGACAGGTAA
- a CDS encoding C4-type zinc ribbon domain-containing protein — protein MAKEAKNEPKELTVEQKLKALYQLQTMLSEIDKIKTLRGELPLEVQDLEDEVAGLNTRIEKIKTEISELKSSIAAKKIEIESARASVEKYKAQQENVRNNREFDFLSKEIEFQTLEIELCDKRIKEFSAEEKVKSEEAISSTEVLEERQKDLAVKKSELDEIISETKQEEEKLREKAKVLETTIEPRLLQAFKRIRKNSRNGLGIVYVQRDACGGCFNKIPPQRQLDIRMRKKIIVCEYCGRVMIDPELAGIEVEHPSTK, from the coding sequence ATGGCTAAAGAAGCAAAAAACGAACCGAAAGAGTTGACGGTAGAACAAAAGCTAAAAGCATTGTATCAACTGCAAACAATGCTTTCAGAGATTGATAAGATTAAAACACTGAGAGGTGAACTTCCACTGGAAGTGCAAGATCTAGAAGATGAAGTTGCCGGTTTGAATACTCGCATTGAAAAAATTAAAACTGAAATCAGTGAGCTGAAATCCTCTATTGCTGCAAAGAAAATTGAAATTGAATCAGCTAGAGCATCTGTTGAGAAATACAAAGCTCAACAAGAAAACGTTCGAAATAACCGTGAGTTCGATTTTCTATCTAAAGAGATTGAATTTCAGACTCTCGAAATTGAACTTTGCGATAAACGAATCAAGGAATTTTCTGCTGAGGAGAAAGTAAAAAGTGAAGAAGCTATTAGCAGTACTGAAGTTTTGGAAGAAAGGCAAAAAGACTTAGCTGTTAAAAAGAGCGAACTCGATGAAATTATTTCTGAAACAAAGCAAGAAGAAGAAAAACTGAGAGAAAAAGCTAAAGTTCTTGAAACAACTATCGAACCACGTTTGTTACAAGCATTTAAACGTATCCGTAAAAATTCCCGCAATGGTTTGGGAATTGTTTATGTACAACGCGATGCTTGCGGTGGTTGCTTTAATAAGATTCCACCTCAGAGACAATTGGATATCCGCATGCGCAAAAAAATTATTGTATGTGAATACTGCGGTAGAGTAATGATCGACCCTGAATTAGCTGGAATTGAAGTGGAACATCCTTCAACTAAATAA
- a CDS encoding AMP nucleosidase — translation MKTKQEIVENWLPRYTKRPLEDFGEYILLTNFNKYVEIFAEQCNVPVLGRDANMSSASADGITIINFGMGSPNAAIIMDLLGAIHPKACLFLGKCGGIGKKNQLGDLILPIAAIRGEGTSNDYFPPEVPALPAFMLQRAVSSSIRDYARDYWTGTVYTTNRRIWEHDEEFKEYLIKTRAMAVDMETATLFTTGFANHIPTGALLLVSDQPMTPEGIKTDKSDNMVTQSFVHEHVEIGIASLKMIIEQKKTVKHLKFDR, via the coding sequence ATGAAAACGAAACAAGAAATAGTAGAAAATTGGCTTCCTCGTTATACAAAACGACCATTGGAAGATTTCGGAGAGTACATTCTGTTGACTAACTTCAATAAATATGTAGAGATATTTGCAGAACAATGTAATGTACCGGTTTTAGGTAGAGATGCAAATATGAGTTCTGCCAGTGCAGATGGAATTACCATTATAAACTTTGGAATGGGAAGTCCAAATGCAGCTATTATAATGGATTTGCTTGGTGCCATACATCCCAAAGCATGTCTTTTTCTAGGAAAATGCGGAGGAATAGGAAAGAAAAATCAACTGGGAGATTTAATCCTTCCAATTGCCGCAATTAGAGGAGAAGGTACTTCGAATGATTATTTCCCACCGGAGGTACCTGCTTTGCCTGCATTTATGCTGCAACGTGCAGTATCTTCTTCCATCCGTGATTATGCACGGGACTACTGGACCGGAACTGTTTATACAACAAACAGAAGAATCTGGGAACATGACGAGGAATTTAAAGAATACCTCATTAAAACCCGTGCAATGGCAGTTGATATGGAAACTGCAACCCTTTTTACTACCGGATTTGCTAATCACATTCCAACAGGTGCTCTGCTCTTGGTCTCTGATCAGCCAATGACTCCTGAAGGAATAAAAACAGATAAAAGTGATAATATGGTTACACAAAGCTTTGTTCATGAACATGTAGAAATAGGGATTGCATCACTGAAAATGATTATAGAACAAAAGAAAACAGTAAAACATCTAAAGTTTGACAGGTAA
- a CDS encoding Nif3-like dinuclear metal center hexameric protein: MKIKEIVSALERFAPLPLQDGFDNAGLQIGLTEAEATGALLCLDVTESVIDEAITLGYNLVISHHPLIFKEYKSITGKDYVERCILKAIKNDIVIYSAHTNLDNASGGVNFKIAEKVGLKNVRILSCKEDSLLKLVTFVPVEHAEEVRSALFNAGCGNIGNYDSCSYNLEGEGTFRAQEGAHPFCGKIGEVHNEKEIRIETILPSYKKNAAIQALLAAHPYEEPAFDFYQLKNSWAQAGAGVIGDLESPETELDFLKRIKQTFEVGCIKHNRLTGKLIRKVALCGGAGAFLLQDAIYCNADIFITGEIRYHDYFGHENDILMAEIGHYESEQYTKEIFYSLLRGLFPNFAIQLSKINTNPIKYL; the protein is encoded by the coding sequence AAGACGGATTTGATAATGCCGGATTACAAATTGGGCTGACAGAAGCGGAAGCAACAGGGGCTTTGTTGTGTCTTGACGTTACTGAATCTGTTATTGATGAAGCTATTACGTTGGGATACAATCTTGTCATATCTCATCACCCACTCATCTTTAAAGAATATAAGTCTATTACAGGAAAAGATTATGTAGAGCGCTGTATCCTGAAAGCTATAAAAAATGATATCGTAATTTATTCTGCACACACAAATCTGGATAACGCATCCGGAGGGGTGAATTTTAAAATTGCAGAAAAAGTCGGTTTAAAAAATGTACGCATTCTTTCCTGCAAGGAAGATTCCTTACTCAAACTAGTCACTTTTGTTCCTGTTGAACATGCCGAGGAAGTTCGTAGTGCTTTATTTAATGCAGGCTGTGGAAACATAGGAAACTATGATTCATGTAGTTACAATCTGGAAGGAGAGGGGACTTTCCGTGCTCAGGAAGGTGCACATCCTTTTTGTGGGAAAATAGGTGAAGTGCATAACGAAAAGGAAATTCGCATTGAAACGATTCTTCCTTCCTACAAAAAGAACGCTGCGATACAGGCATTGCTAGCTGCACATCCTTACGAGGAACCTGCATTTGATTTTTATCAGTTAAAGAATTCCTGGGCACAAGCCGGGGCAGGAGTTATAGGTGATTTAGAAAGTCCTGAAACAGAACTCGATTTTCTGAAACGAATAAAGCAAACCTTTGAAGTAGGATGTATTAAACATAATAGACTAACAGGCAAACTAATCAGAAAAGTTGCATTATGCGGAGGGGCAGGGGCTTTCCTTCTCCAAGACGCAATTTACTGTAATGCAGATATTTTCATTACTGGAGAAATTCGATATCACGATTATTTTGGTCACGAAAACGATATTCTAATGGCTGAAATTGGTCATTACGAAAGCGAACAATATACAAAAGAGATTTTCTATTCATTATTAAGGGGTTTATTTCCTAATTTTGCAATCCAACTTAGTAAAATAAATACCAATCCCATAAAATATTTATAA
- the trmD gene encoding tRNA (guanosine(37)-N1)-methyltransferase TrmD yields the protein MRIDIITVLPEMIEGFFNCSILKRAQNKGLAEIHIHNLRDYTTDKHRKVDDYPFGGCAGMVMKIEPIERCINSLKAEREYDEVIFTTPDGEQFDQKMANTLSLTNNLIILCGHFKGIDYRIREHLITKEISIGDYVLTGGELAAAVMADAIIRIIPGVISDEQSALSDSFQDNLLAAPVYTRPADYKGWKVPDILLSGHEAKIAEWEFSQSLERTKRLRPDLLK from the coding sequence ATGCGTATTGATATAATTACAGTCTTACCCGAGATGATTGAAGGATTCTTCAATTGTTCCATTCTCAAAAGAGCTCAGAATAAAGGACTTGCTGAGATTCATATTCATAATCTTCGTGATTATACAACAGACAAGCATCGCAAGGTAGACGATTATCCGTTTGGCGGTTGTGCCGGAATGGTCATGAAAATTGAGCCTATTGAAAGATGTATAAATTCCTTAAAGGCTGAAAGAGAGTACGATGAGGTGATTTTTACCACTCCTGACGGGGAACAGTTTGATCAAAAGATGGCAAATACACTGTCTTTGACTAATAACCTGATTATTCTTTGCGGACATTTTAAAGGAATTGATTATAGAATCCGGGAACACCTGATAACAAAGGAAATCAGCATAGGAGATTATGTCTTGACTGGTGGCGAATTAGCTGCAGCAGTAATGGCTGATGCTATTATTCGCATTATCCCCGGCGTTATTTCCGATGAGCAATCGGCTCTTTCAGATTCTTTCCAAGATAACCTTCTGGCAGCTCCAGTTTATACAAGACCAGCTGATTATAAAGGATGGAAGGTTCCTGATATTTTACTATCAGGTCATGAAGCCAAAATAGCAGAATGGGAATTTTCGCAATCGCTCGAACGAACCAAACGTTTAAGACCAGACTTGTTAAAGTGA